The Mustela nigripes isolate SB6536 chromosome 11, MUSNIG.SB6536, whole genome shotgun sequence genomic interval GTGGTGAGGGTCGTGCAATTCTCTGAAGATAACAAAACCACAGATCCCCAGTGGATAAGGGCTATGGTGTGTACTTCGTATCCGAACACAGAGCTGCCACCAAAAATCCACAAGCAGCACACGACACTCCCCCATCCAAGTTCCTCTGATGACAACCATTATGTCAGAACAAACGAAGATTAAAacgagatttaaaaaaaaggaaaaggatttggGAACCAACTCGAAGAACCTGCCCCTGGCCAAAGACGGGGCTTGAAGGGCATCATGAGAAGCAGTGACCGCGAGGAAGCTGGACCCACATTCCCACCTAGCAGTGTGCACAGAGCCTCACGAACTCGCAGACCCCCACCGGCGGCCGAGGAACCAAGCCTGCACTCAGGAGACCCGGCCCAGGAGGGAGAAACTCACCCACCCTGCACTCCCGCCTCGGTGCCGCCTGGAAAAAACCAAGCTTGCGAGGCCGTCTCTCCTGGTCACCCAGcaggccctgctgagcaggggccaTTTTACGAGCACAGCGCCAACGGCAAGCAGCCCTGGACCAGACCCTGGCCTGGCCTCCAGCGCTCTTGGACCCCAGGAACATAAGGGCCTAGAGGCAGGTCCAGCTGAACTGGTGGGAGGTTCCAGGACAAAGCAGctcattttttcaacaaatagattaagagaaaaaaaggacaaactaAGAAGGACAGAGAAGGCCAAAAGGCCCGGGTGGGGACGCATGCAAGGCCTGTGCGGACAGGGTTAGCACAAAGTTCCAGGCTCTCCTCACCTGGAGACTGCCTGGGCCACTTACACAAACCCACCGGACTGCTGGTCTTGGCCTTGGAGCAAaccagggaagggaggagcagagcagagcccgTGTGGCTTACTGCCCTGCCTCTGTCCAGGGTGGAAATGCCCTCACCTTGCTCCTGTGGCCGCTGATGAGGCGGGTGCTGGTGCCCTCGGCCCAGCTAACGTACCAGAGCGTGCCTGCCGTGGTGCCCACCACGCCCATGTCCATGCTGTCGTGGAAGACCGCACTCACAACAGCCCCGTCCAAGGTCAGCTCACGCTCCATGAACACAGAGCTAGacctggggtggagggtgggggcagggggttgaAGGGGCGGTGGGAGCCACAGCTCAGGGACCTGGGGCTCTGGGGATGTGCCCTGATCTTTGGGCTGCAAGACAccggcctccccctccccagccctgcagccGGCCGGCAGCTCACCTGGCTCGTGAGCCCTCGCACCGCAGCTCCGCCACGGCCCCCACCGCCCAGAGGCGCAGCCGCCTGGTGTTGCTGCCACTGACCAGCCGTGCACCCGAACACAGCAGCActcctgggaggcaggaggcGGCATGAGCCCTGCCCCAGGCACCCAGAGCTCCAGTTGATGTCTCCTAGGAAGGGGCCGTGGGGACGCTGTTGGGCACCCACCGATCTCACCGTCGTCGGCTTCCCAGGCCAGGAAGCAGCGGCCGGCACTTGTGTCCCAGACACAGATCTGGCCAGCGTTGGAGCCGCAGTACAGCAGAGGTACGGGCCCATAGCAGAGCGAAGTCAGCTCACCCGCCCTCACCTCCTCGGGGATGGGCACTCGGTGTCCCTGAAGGGACATGAGGGCAGCAGGGGTCAGCAgtgtcctgggacccagcccgaCCCCATCGTCTGGAACAGCCTCTGAACCCTGGCACCTGGAGGCTGACATCGGTCCCGCGCCGCTGTAGGAGCCACAGACTAACGGCACCTTGGCCCACACAGACCAGCTCACTGGCATCCCAGGGATTAAAGGCCACACCGTGCACTGGCTCCGGGAGGCGGGTGGAAGACAGGACCTCATAAGTGGCCGTGCTCCACAGGGCCAGAGTGCGGTCGCCATAGTCCCCTGGGGAAGACACATGGTAGCTGCATCAGCTGCCCAGGAGTCTCAGGACAGGCAGCAAAGTCCAGAGGCCACTGTCCTCCCAATACCCCAACTGACCCAGTGTGACAAGGAGCTCATCGTCTGGCGAAAATGCCAGAGCCTGCACAGCGGTCCTGTGGTAAGAGAGGAAGTACCGGCAGGAGCCCCCAGGCACGTCCCAGATGCAGATGTGGCAGCGGGAGGCAGTGCCACAGCTGCCCGAGGCTGAGGCCAGGACCTGGCGGGCAGGAGAGCAGGCAGTCAACCAGAACAGAGTGGCCCACAGTCCCACTGCGGTTCTGGCTGGAGGGAAGGCTGGAACAGCATCCCTCGTCCCGCTCTGGAGGGGAGAGCCGGCTGCGGTTCTCAAGGCCCAGCCCTGGGTGGAGAAGACAGGATGCAGGGCTGGTACCTGAGCACCGTGGCTGAGGGCCAGGGTGGAGATCTCCTCGGGGTGGCCGAGCCAGTGTCGCTGGGCACCAGAATGCAGGtcctccaccaccaccaggcAGCCGCATGTATAAGCAAAGAAGCCTGTGGGCAGGGAGGGCACCCCTGAGCCAGTCCGCTGGGGCCCGTCCCAGGGCCGACAGAGCTGGGCCCTCCCTGCCGCggctgggctgggagccagggTGTGCAGCGGCCCCACCTGTATCTGGCTTCCAGACCACGTTGGCGCGGCCATTCCCGTTGTAGCCCACGATGACCTTCAGCAGCAGACGCTCCACGCCAGTGTTGGACACAGAGGCACTCTGCAAAGACACGGACAGGACGCTAGGGTGCCGGCACGGTGCCCAGCCAcctgcccccccatccccagTTCGACCTCTCCCCGATCAAGCTGGAGCTTGGGATGGAGCCTTGGGAGGTGCAGGCTCCAAGATGGAGACAAATGGCAGGAACACAGGTCCCAGAACCCACACGAGAAGCCGGCAGAGCGCAAGTGGGAGGCACCTGGCATCTagggaggctgggcagggcagcAAGGCCCAAGGCAGACCTTGGGGAGGGCACGGGCACAGGATGAGGAAATGGGAAGGAGCCAGGGCCCAAAGGGAGGGCTCATCAGGACACCACCCGGGGCCACTATGGGCGTCTTCAGGACAGCCAGAGCCCTGGCCAGCCAAGCCAGAGTGCGGGCACAGGGTAGAGGAGTCACCTGCAGGAAACCTGTCACTAAGATCTACATCAAAGCTCTGTCACCAAAGCTATGAGCTTTGGAGGCCACCCCAGGGAGACCCCAAGAAACCGAGTTTCCCGGGGGAAAAGGACACTCCAGAAAACTACCAGGCCATGCCACCCCCACCTCTGGGCCCGTAGGGCGTCTGCTTGTGGAAGGGCCTGCAATGACACCCCCCACCCGAACTGACCTTGGCCAGCAGGGGGGTCTTATAGCGTGCCAGGAAGTGCCTGTAGCAGTCTGGGCGAGCAGAGGGGTGGACCTGAGCTTTGCTGACACTGTGAGCACCTGACCGGGGAAGGAAGAGGCCTCGAAACATCAAAGCACCCACAACCCCTCAGAGACCCCTCCCTGCACACAGTCACCAGGCACCGCTGGGCAGGACACATGTCTAACCCACAGCAGACGCAGGGGGTCAGGCAGGCCACACCCCACTGCTAGCCCGGCCCAGCTGGGGCCTCAGACGAGCCTACTTGCCCTGCAGGGAACACAGCTTGTCTCACAGAGTAAACCTCGGCCCGTCCGGCAGCTGGGCCTCCCTCAGGCCACCAGGAGCCCACGCAAGACCGCAGTCCATCACGAGTATCCCCACCCCGTCCTGCCGCCCCTCTTCTGCTTACTGGACCAGCTATGGGGGTGGGGACCCATGCTGAGGCCCCAGGGGCCCCCTGGAGACCCCCAGACCCCATCTCCAGCCCTGCTGGCCTCTTTCACCAGCATGGGCAGGCATGAGGCCTGACAGAGTCGCGCGGGGCTGTGGCTCTCTTCAGAGACTCCTTCTTCATCCGACAAGGAGAAGGCGCCTGGGGAGAAGGCGGAAGGGAGCCgtgagaggaaggggcaggactCTGCTGtcgccccacccctccccgacCTGGAGCAGAGATGCGCTCGACACTCTCTCCGGGGCTCTCTGCCCTACCGTTGTCACCCTTGAGGGACCCCACACAGACGCCTGGCTGGAGCGGGGATGCTGGGGATGGCTCAGGCACCTGCTGCCGGGGGAGCCCGTTGGCCCCACACACCGTGTCCTCCAGCTGCCTTGCATCCAGGCCTGGACACAAAAGAAGCCAGCCTGGGCCACACACCCCCAGTTCTGCACTAGGAACCCCAGGAAAGGAAAGGGCCCTACGCCACCCACAGAGATGGCAGAGCTGGCCCCAGAGATGACCACAAAGCCTGCCCCTGTGGTGGGGCCACTCACTAGTTGTATAGGTCGGGGTGGCCGCAGGCGAGTCTCCAGCACTGCAGAGGCAATGAGAGACCGGGTAGGAAGAGGGTAGCAGAAGGCCAGCAGACGCAGCTCGAGGGCAGGCACTTGCCTTCCTGGGGGTGACCTCTCTGGGGGACCCAGAATGTCCCAAAGGAAGATGGCATCCCCCACGCTGAGAAGCTGCTGCTGGTCAGGGCTGAAGCCCACGGCATGTACGGGCTCTGAGTGGCCAATATAGACCTGGGGGCAATGGTAGTCACACAAAGAGACCTGGAGGCACAGCTACGGCGCCACGGTCCCCTGGCACACCGGGTGGAAGTACCGCGTCCCACTGCAGGAGGGCGATGTATCCTGCAGGCCCGGCTGCAGTCCTGAGCCACCAGATAGGGACAGGAGGAGGCGACTCTCGGGGGCTGCAGGCCCCAGCAGGCACTGGGGAGCAGGGGGCGTCTTGTCCGCCCTCCCTCCTACCCACCTACCGGGCACCTGCCTGTGGACCCCACCTGGCAGCTGGGGCAGGACTTCGTCACGTAGTCCCACACCTTGATGGCCCGGTCGGCGGCCATCAGCAAGAAGCGGGCATCCCTGCTGAGcgccagggaggggcaggccacAGCGTGGACGCCTGGCAGCTGCAAGAAGCACTCTGGTCGGTGAGGAGAGACCAGAAATCACAGACCCCCCCAAAAGGAAGTCTCCCTCCGCGAGAACTGCCACTTCCAAGGAGCAGCAGGTGGCCCAGGGCCACCCTCCTTACGGCCCTTGCAGGCATAGAGCTGGGGTGTGGAGAGAAGAGATTACACGCTGACCACAGCCCCGGGCTCACCTCCCGGACCACACGGCCCGATGCGGTATCCAGCACCGTGACTGTGTGAGAGGATGTGGACAGCAGCAGGTGGCCAAGAGGTCCAGGGTCAAAGCAGATGGCCACAGCTGAGTCTAGGCAGCTGCTGGCCGGGTCCAGGGCGCTGACATCGATTTgcagcagctgggggagggcagcTAGTTGCCGCTGGCCCAGCCTCCAGGTGGAGCACGCACCCCCAGAGCCCAAGCACAGAAAAGGAGTCGCCTCAGGCACCTGCTCGGCACTCCTGCCCACCTGCGGCTTACACATTCTGAGTCCAGGCAGCAAGGATCAGACCCTCTCGGGGTCAGCGTGacctcccacctgccccctcGACTCCCTCGCACTCTACCCAGGCCCAAGGAGAAGCCCTGTCCCTCCCTACCACCCTCCAGCCTGAAGGAACCAGAAGAGTCACGTGTCCCCGGCTGGGGACACATGCAGAGTGTGCTGGCCAGGCCAGCATGGACACACAGAAGACTCCAGTTCGCTCACCTCCTCTAGGCAGGCTGCGTTCATGACGGTCACCACATACTTGGAAGGGCCCACGAAGGCCAGCAGGCGGCCATCCCCGCTAACCGCCAGGGCATTGGGGGTCGGGTGGGCGTCCCGGCACACCACGTTAGCTGCCGGCAGTGTGGGGGCACAGAGTCAACTGCGGGGAACCCAGACCTACCCCCAACTGTGGGAATGGACACCAGTGGGCACGAGCTACCACTGGACCAGCTGGGGTTCCTCCTGGACCACGGCCAGCTGCCAAAGGGACCACCACCGGCCCAAGTGGCCACTACTAAGTGGCCACAAAAGGGAACACACATGCTCGGCTGACCCGACCTCCACCCAGTAGTCAGGCCATTCGCCTCCTCCCACGGCAGGGTTGGCACAGACCCTCAATGACCTTTCATGCTGGGGAGCACTAAGTTCTAAAACCACGCTAACCTGGGAGCTGCGGGCAGTGGGCCAGCCCCGCCCCACACGGACAGGACAAGGACGTGGTCAGGAGGCTGGAAGGGGCAGCGTGGGGGCCTCACCTGCCACACGCAAGACGCGGCATGGGGCGCTGACGCACTGGTACTGGGCCAAGGTGCCCGAGGAGCAAGAGCTGAACAGGAGGCTGCCGTCGGGGCTGGTGGCCAGGCCAGTGACGGGTCCTCGGTGACACCTACGCCACACAGGGACAGCCGCTGCCCTGGCCCTGTGCCGCACCACCCACACCTCTCCCAGCTGCTCCTGACTCGGCACCCCAGGGGCGGCAGAGGGCTGGAGCTTCTGTGCACGGCCCTTCCTTGCCCGGCCCCGCTGCCCACGTGCCACCTCAGCTTCCACCTCGGGGATCTGTGAGGCCGGAGCCAACGGGCACCCACCTGTGCTCCACCAGCACCTCAGCAGCCTCCAGGCTGAAGGAGCGGACGGCCCCACTGCTGAAGCCGCAGAACAAGGCTGGCCGCGTGGGGTGAAAGGTGACGGTACACGGGGCCTCCTCAGGGGACCGCAAGTCATAAAGCTGAAGGGCAGGGTCCATGAGGCCGGGTAGGGACGGGGCTACATGGGCTTCAAGAGCCTGAGAGCCCATCTCTCCAGGTGGCCCCACAGGCCCCCAAGGCTCCACGCCTGCCTCACCCCGCCCACTGGCCCTCGGGCCCTCCCTCTGCGATGGCACCCTTCTGGCCGCACCCCACCTGCTGCAAGGTCACCAGGTCCCAGACGCGGACAGTGTGGTCCTGGGACACTGTGGCCAGCTGGCTGCGGCTGCCCTCGGTGGCCAGGGCCAGCACCGGAGCGGTGTGGGAGCGAACCAGCACGCTGTACTCCTGGGATGGGACATCCAGGAAGCCCAGGAGGCCGGACGACGTGGCGGACAGCACACGCTGACCATCGGGGCTGATGCACACTGAAGTGACTGGGCCCTCGTGCTCTGCACACAGTGTGGCTCAGTGAGCTCCCGGGCCCCTGCTACCACAGAGGCAAACCCACCTGTCTGTGGGCCAGGAAcaggcaggctccccgatgaCCACCACTCCTGGCCTCAAGACTCGACCCCCTGGAACCCTGGGCTGAAGTCTAGCCAGGGGATGACCCAGGGACACGGCCCTCCCATGGTAGCTCTGACGCCGAGACGGCTTCGCGGTCCCACCTGCCTCCAGAAGCACAGAGGAGAAGTCCAGCGGCCAGAGGCGCAGGTAACCGTCCTCAGAGCCCACGGCGCATCTGGCCTGGGAAACGCTGAGGCTGCTGATGGAAATGCCAGGGCCTAGGGAATGGGCAGGGTCAGAGCACAGCATCAGCGCAGTTCCCCCCGCCCATGTTGCAGAAAATCCACCTACCCGAGCTGAACGCCTGCTTCTGTGAGGCGGGGCCATCAGGGGGCCGTGCGGGTAGGAGCCGGCGTGCGTGCCGCACAGCCATGCGCCGGGGGTCGATCTCCAAGATGTGGCCGCTACGACTGCACACATAGCTGCTCCGGGAGGTGACAGGTAAGGGCTGAAGGGACAAGTGCGAAGGGAACCCAGCCAGCCATGGGAGTGAGGGCAGGACTCACAGCATATGACCATCCTGGGCCTGTCCAAAGGCCAGACCAGTCAACTCCAGCACGCGATGCTCCCCCAAGTCCACAGGGCAGGAACGCAGCTCCCCCCCTCGCAGCCGCCACAGCCGCACGCTGCCCTGCCCGCATGATGCCATCCTGTGAGGCACAGACGTGATGCTACAAGGGGTCCCCAACCCAGGGAGCAGCAAGCAGGCTCCGCAGGCTCCGCCCCCACGGGCCACCAAGGTCTCCTTCCTGCAGCACAGGGACAGCACCATCACCTGCTTTCGTCAAAAGAGGCCACCTCAAATGCCTGGATGTCAACCCCGGTGTGTGCCTTTGCCAGAAGGACTGCCTCACCGCCTCGTCCCACCTGGGCTGTGCCCCAGGCCAGCACCACCTGCAAGAGGCCCAGACTGAGCGCCcgcagcccacccccaccctgctcgGCCTCCCCCAAGCCTCAGCTCTCCTTTCCCACGCAAGAGTGCTCGGTGGCCAGAATTGTAAGTGTCCCCCTGGACTTCTCCACTCAGGCTGGGCACATCTATGggaacagagaaaatcctgagcTCCAAGCAGAGACGGACCTGTGCTGAAACACGGGACACTCCGACACACCTGACCTCAGGAAGGCGGACATGCCAAATGCGGCCCGTGGAGAGAGCGGGCACAGCACTGACTCTGAGCATGGGCCTGAGAGCACAGGAAAGCACAAGGGGCAGGGGCTTGGCAGGGGAGCTCTGCTTCCTAAGTGCCTGGACTCTGCCTGCAGCCTGGCACGgccaccccagcccccaacccGGGCCTGTTACCGTCCTCCCGTGGCAGTCCCTGCCAACGCCGCAGAGCAGCGCCCCACCGTCGGAGAAGCTGCGGACGGAAAGGAAGCAGTGAGCGTGGCTGGGGCTGGCCCCCCACCCCTCGCCGAGGCCCCACACCCACCTGAGGGAACAGAGGGCATGGGCTGGGCTCTGGAACAGAGACAGGCACTCCCCGGTCTGGAAGTCCCAGAGGCGCAGCATGCTGGGGGGCCGGGCCTGGGCCGAGGCCAGCAACAAGCCACTCCCATCCAGAGCCAGAGCAGAAACCTGGAGGAGGCAGCACGTTGAGGGAACGGCACTGGGCCCGCAGGTATGAACTTCCCCTGGGATAGGCGGGGGGCGCCCACCTTGTCCGTGTGGCCAAGGAAGCAGCGCTGCTTCCGGGTGTCAAGGTGCAGGACGACGATGGCCGCGTGGCAGGGATACACCACAGCAGCGCCGTCCTTGGTCCACAGAGCCTGTGCACAAGGGCCAGACCCGGACGTCCGAGGCTGCTCAGCCTCCGCCCACCCCAATCCCAGCACAACCCCCACGTGTCAGGAGCATACACTCAAGCAGGATGTCCCCAAATCCTATCTCCAGTATTAGAAACTCCAGAGTCGAGGTAGAGAAACACCAGGACCCACAGACACTCAGACCGCGTCTAAAAGGACCTGGCAAGCACAGGGCCACAGACCCAAAACCGGTGTCCACACCAGCCCCACACACCAGACAAGCATCAGAGCCTCACAGGACATGTGCGAACTCTCAGGGCTAGGGAAGCTCTTGCACCTAGGCCCATGGTCACGCGGCCTGCGCTCCGGACAGAAGGAACGGACACCGGGATGGGGTGCCCGTGCTTCTGCCAAGGGAACGCAGGGCCGTGCACAGACACTGGCAAGGCCAGGAATccgcggggtggggggagagactCTATACCCTGAGGACGCTTAGACGTCCATGTAACCACGCTGGTGAGACACAGGCTTTTCCCACTGCCCCCTCTGTGTGACTGACACTCATGCAACCCAGCAAGAGCACGGGACCCCTCACCCATTTGGTGGTGTGGCCCCCAAAGCCGATGACTCCCTTGAGCCGCAGGACGGGATCCGGGAGAAGGCTCTGAAACAGGCAAACTCACACTGAGACCCCAGGAGGTGAGGCTCCTGCCCACTGGGGCCGCACCAGCCCATGCTGGCTCCTCCCTCCCGAGAAGCAACGTAGTCCCAGGGGCTTCTGCCAGCTGCACCGGGGCAGGAAGACAGGACCTGGCCTCAGTGCCAGACCCTTTGGGgagcccagctccagcccctgcCTGCAGCCCAAGGCATCCATGGATCACCTAGTGCCTCCGGACCCTTTGTGGGAAGAGACTCTCGTCTAAAGCCACCTCCTGCCTATGCTGCTTTCCGTGGAAAGGCTGGATAACGACAGGTTTCAGAGACCCAGCAGACCTTCCCCACACCTCATCTAGGCCTCACCCACGATGGTGAAACAGCTTACCCCTCACCTTCCCCAGAGTAGGCACTGACCTCGTGCACAGCCACACCCTCTGGGGCCACGGGCACCACAGTTCGCTCAGGAGTGGGCACGTGAACACCCCTGCCGGCTGCATGCTTGCCAGTGACCTCCGGCCCGGCTGAGGGCTCTTGGATACGGTCATTGGGGCCATTCACACTGGGGAGCTCTGAGCGCTCACAGAACACGCTGACCTCTGGAAGGGGCCTGGGCTCTGAGGGAGCCTGACAAGACAGCAGGGGCACAAGGGCCTGTCAGCACCCCGAGGCTGCCAccctccagccccgcccccaaGAACACAGGAGCACTCATGGCTACGGGGCCAAACACCTGCACCACAGAGAGCACGCGGTCCTGGAGGGGATTGCTGAAAGCCACTGGGTGAGAGAGAACCTTCGGCGCACGCCCCAGGAAGTCTGGAATACAGCCAGAGGCCACAGGAGCTGCTCAGCAGAGGGCACAAAGGCCTGGGGACAGCATGGTCCCAGGGCTTCACCCACTCCTGCCAAGCCACAGCCGCAGGCCACTTTTCTACCCCGGGCCCCCCAACACCCTCCTACCTGGAAAGGCTGAGAACACCAAGCACCTACACCTCCCACACGGAGCCGGCATCTCAGGACAGCCTCAAGGCGAGCCCTGGGCCCTGTGGGTACCCCACTGCCAGGTTCCCCACCCCCAGTATCAACACCCCCTTCCGTGAAACTCCACGCGCCTGCAGGCCAGAGCCCAGTCCCTGCTGATCTCACAGGCCCACCTGCCTCAGGAGGTGAAGAGCTCTTCTGAACCAGCTTGGAGGACGCACTGAAGCTGTCTCTGGGAAACCTTGACAGGGTGGAAAGAAAGTCAGCGTCCAGCGACCAGCCCGCCGTCCCTTTGCCGGCCTCCCGCAGGATGGGCATAGCCGCTCACCGGATGTGGACATAGTGGTCATACCAGCTCTCCCCCTTTGGCACCGGGAATGCCATTTCTCGCGGTACAGGTACGACAGACAGCTTCGCCCGCCGCGCCTCAGCAGTGCTGACAGCTACAGAGGACAGAACCAGTCCAGGGAAGGAGGCCCACCCCGCTCCCTCTTCCAGCCCAGGCAAGTCTCGACACCAGATGCCACCAGCCCAGCCAcaaccaccccctgcccccgacAGGTGCCTCGGTTGCTGGGGGTGCTCCAAGATTACACAGCATATGTGTTTCTGTCGTGAGCCCGGCTGTCAGCCCCTCCTGCTGAGAACAAGAGCGGGACGGGCGGGGGCATCAGCGCGGCACTCACCAGGCTCAAAGCACAAGTCACTGGTGTAGAGGCTCTTCACCAGCAGACTAGCACACAGCCTGACACTCTTGAGGTGGCTGTAGCGTCGGTTCAGGTATAGAAGCAGGACGTCCCGCAAGTCCAGCTGTAGGCATGTCCACCGGGGACCAGAGGGAGCGACACCGCCCGGCTCTGAAGAGCATGAGCCGAGATCAGCGCCCACAGTCTCACCAGCCAGCCCACGGCACTCTGTACTTGGCCAGCCCCAACCATGGCATGccccccgcctccctctctgctctcaggcCACCACTCCAGGGCTACCGCTTCCACTCACGCCCCATTTCGGCATCACCTTTTAAAGAAAACCCAGCCTCACAGATGAAGGGAAACTGCAGCCACGTGGCCGTAGACTTGAACTCCTTGAAGAGGTTGGAGAAGGACACACGGATGACCTGGCTGTCCTGCAGGGCAGAGCACGACCGTGAGGAGACCAGAGGGGCTGCGAGAGGTGCTGCGAGCCTGCACCCGCACCCCCGCCAACCCCACTTCCCCAAGCTCGGCACCTCGGTGGCCACATCCAGGTGGATGATGAAGTGCTTGGCTGGCAGGGGCTTGAAGAGCACGTACAGGAACCGGCCTGTCAGCCCCAGAGACTGGGTGCTGGTTCTGGGCAGCTGGATGTAACTGCCCGCAGAGACAGGACCCCGGATGCGGTACACGGTGCACTTCAGAGTCTTATcctgaagacagagaaaggggatGCAGCTCGGTCCACCCAGGGACGCCAGGAAGGGCACCACCGGCGGGACCCTTGGGTGGTTCTAACAGGTTTCTCAGTAGGGCTTAGACAGGGTCCCGAGGGCGGCTGccgggtccccccccccccccccccccccccccgtcactGGAGCCACATCGCCTTCCTTAGTGGAGCGCTTCCACTCGCCCACCTGGAAGTGTCTGAAGACGTTGAGGAACGGGTGCTGCCACACTAGGGAGCCAGGAAGGTGTGAGGACCCCAGCGAGCGGGAAGGCGCGTCCCCAGATGCCAGGCCCCCGCCGGCGAGAAGGGGCGTCGCGTGGCCAGCCTCCACATCTTCCAGGGAGGGGCCAAAGCCTGGGCCTGGGCTCCACCCGCCCCCTCTCTGCGCGCGGCTACAGCGATACTGCGCGCCATCCCGCGTCCTCCCACCGACCACGGCCTCCGCAGCGCGGACTACCTCCCGCCCCGAGCCCCGTCCCCCCGCCGCGGACCCCCGGCCTccgccgcgccgccgccccgACCCCGGCCCTCGCCCCCCCGGGCCCCTTTCCCGCCCCCTTCCGCACCGACACCCTATCCCCggccccccggccccggcccaCAGCGCGCGGGTACCTTTCGCCATGGCGTAGCCGCTCGCACTTCCCGCCTCGGCCACCGCGCGCTCCACGCTGGGCAAGCAGCGCGCGCTTAGCAACGGCCGCCTGGCAACGGCGCCACGCCCGCCGTCCTGAGCGCGACGCCACGTGACCGCGACGGGGTCGGAAGCGCGACGGCGCGGCGTTAGCCACGTGACCGCGGTTCGCGCAGAGCCGGGTCGCGTGACCGCGGCCGGGGAGGACGCTGGACGGTCTCGGGGTGGGCGGTGTAGCGGCCCGGGGCGTCTGCGGCCGCTCGTACCCTAGCACCCTGTGGCGATGCCCTAGCACGGCCGCGGTGGGGACTAGGCACGTGCGCGGCGCTCTGGGGCCCCGTCTGTACGGGGAAGGACACGCACCCGTGTTTATGGGAGTGCGTTTGACAGCGGCTGCCCACACCCCCGACCGCCCGCTGGACTCCACCCTACGGCCTGCAGCCCTCTAGCGCCCACACCTGGCGTGCTCCACTCTGGTCGGCAGGCACTGCCACCCTCCCGAGAGGCAAAGCGGTGTCACCCAGAGCCACTCGGCCCCGGGCGGTTAAGACACAGGACtaagggacacctaggtggctcagtggattaaatcctctgccttcagctcaggtcatgatcccagagtcctgggatcgagccccacatcgggctctctgcttggcggggggcttgcctctcttcctacttgtgacccctgtcaaataaataaaatcttaaaaaaaaaaaaaaagacaggactaAGCATTGGGAAATTCGGCCCTACTCCTGGGCGTCTGGGACGCTATCTCCTGGCCAAGGGCTAACGACTGTGGATCGTG includes:
- the WDR90 gene encoding WD repeat-containing protein 90 isoform X1, with the translated sequence MAFPVPKGESWYDHYVHIRFPRDSFSASSKLVQKSSSPPEADFLGRAPKVLSHPVAFSNPLQDRVLSVVQAPSEPRPLPEVSVFCERSELPSVNGPNDRIQEPSAGPEVTGKHAAGRGVHVPTPERTVVPVAPEGVAVHESLLPDPVLRLKGVIGFGGHTTKWALWTKDGAAVVYPCHAAIVVLHLDTRKQRCFLGHTDKVSALALDGSGLLLASAQARPPSMLRLWDFQTGECLSLFQSPAHALCSLSFSDGGALLCGVGRDCHGRTVVLAWGTAQVGRGGEAVLLAKAHTGVDIQAFEVASFDESRMASCGQGSVRLWRLRGGELRSCPVDLGEHRVLELTGLAFGQAQDGHMLYVCSRSGHILEIDPRRMAVRHARRLLPARPPDGPASQKQAFSSGPGISISSLSVSQARCAVGSEDGYLRLWPLDFSSVLLEAEHEGPVTSVCISPDGQRVLSATSSGLLGFLDVPSQEYSVLVRSHTAPVLALATEGSRSQLATVSQDHTVRVWDLVTLQQLYDLRSPEEAPCTVTFHPTRPALFCGFSSGAVRSFSLEAAEVLVEHRCHRGPVTGLATSPDGSLLFSSCSSGTLAQYQCVSAPCRVLRVAANVVCRDAHPTPNALAVSGDGRLLAFVGPSKYVVTVMNAACLEELLQIDVSALDPASSCLDSAVAICFDPGPLGHLLLSTSSHTVTVLDTASGRVVRELPGVHAVACPSLALSRDARFLLMAADRAIKVWDYVTKSCPSCQVYIGHSEPVHAVGFSPDQQQLLSVGDAIFLWDILGPPERSPPGSAGDSPAATPTYTTSLDARQLEDTVCGANGLPRQQVPEPSPASPLQPGVCVGSLKGDNGAFSLSDEEGVSEESHSPARLCQASCLPMLVKEASRAGDGVWGSPGGPWGLSMGPHPHSWSSAHSVSKAQVHPSARPDCYRHFLARYKTPLLAKSASVSNTGVERLLLKVIVGYNGNGRANVVWKPDTGFFAYTCGCLVVVEDLHSGAQRHWLGHPEEISTLALSHGAQVLASASGSCGTASRCHICIWDVPGGSCRYFLSYHRTAVQALAFSPDDELLVTLGDYGDRTLALWSTATYEVLSSTRLPEPVHGVAFNPWDASELVCVGQGAVSLWLLQRRGTDVSLQGHRVPIPEEVRAGELTSLCYGPVPLLYCGSNAGQICVWDTSAGRCFLAWEADDGVLLCSGARLVSGSNTRRLRLWAVGAVAELRCEGSRARSSSVFMERELTLDGAVVSAVFHDSMDMGVVGTTAGTLWYVSWAEGTSTRLISGHRSKVNEVVFSPSASHWATCSDDGSVRVWSLASMELLIQFQVLNQSCLCLAWSPPSCRRPEQQQVAAGYSDGTLRVFSVTRIAMELKMQPHRAALTALAYSADGQTILSGDKDGLVAVSRPCTGMTFHILSDHQGALISTIQSTSKEYGDFGSEGADLWLAASSDQRISIWAADWPRGCCELVDWLSSPSPTLTEAPSHPPPCLVAFCPWDRALLVCAGLSMHPELVFYNLHQKQVVERIPLPFFAVSLSLSPGAHLVAVGFAERVLRLVDCQSGATRDLAGHDDVVQLCRFAPSAQLLFSVAHGDILVWEVMGHRASERALSSGPPPD